One genomic region from Leptolyngbyaceae cyanobacterium JSC-12 encodes:
- a CDS encoding signal peptide protein peptidase A (IMG reference gene:2510095546~PFAM: Peptidase family S49~TIGRFAM: signal peptide peptidase SppA, 36K type) — translation MVWLIKPRFRKQIARIEINGAIAGATRKRVLEALKTVEERKFPALLLRIDSPGGTVGDSQEIYTALKKLQEKIKIVASFGNISASGGVYIGMGAQYIMANPGTITGSIGVILRGNNLERLLERVGVSFKVIKSGPYKDILAFDREMTDQERHILQELIDVSYQQFVQTVAEARQLAVDTVKTFADGRIFTGQQAVELGIVDRLGTEEDARRWAAELVGLDPDKTRCFTLEEKKTLLNRILSRETSSMNQLRSLPGLAAGAEWLEFELSTNGLPLWLYRP, via the coding sequence ATGGTCTGGCTCATCAAGCCTCGGTTTCGTAAACAAATTGCTCGGATTGAGATTAATGGCGCGATCGCAGGTGCTACCCGAAAACGTGTGTTGGAAGCGCTGAAAACAGTCGAAGAACGCAAATTTCCGGCTCTATTACTACGAATTGACAGTCCTGGCGGTACTGTCGGTGATTCCCAGGAAATCTACACGGCGCTGAAAAAACTTCAGGAGAAAATTAAGATTGTTGCGAGTTTTGGGAATATTTCTGCATCCGGCGGGGTTTACATTGGCATGGGTGCTCAATATATCATGGCAAATCCTGGCACGATTACTGGCAGTATCGGCGTAATCCTGCGAGGGAATAACCTGGAACGACTGTTGGAGCGGGTGGGAGTATCCTTTAAGGTGATCAAATCCGGCCCTTATAAAGATATCCTGGCATTTGATCGCGAAATGACCGACCAGGAACGTCACATTTTGCAAGAGTTAATCGATGTCAGCTATCAGCAATTTGTCCAAACGGTTGCCGAAGCTCGCCAACTTGCAGTAGACACCGTGAAAACCTTTGCTGATGGGCGCATTTTTACCGGGCAGCAGGCAGTGGAGTTGGGCATTGTAGATCGCCTGGGAACTGAAGAAGATGCTCGTCGTTGGGCTGCAGAACTGGTAGGACTCGACCCAGATAAAACCCGCTGCTTCACCCTGGAAGAGAAAAAAACGCTCCTCAACCGCATTTTGTCCAGAGAGACCAGTTCGATGAACCAACTGCGATCGCTGCCGGGGCTTGCCGCTGGTGCAGAATGGTTGGAATTTGAGCTTTCAACAAACGGTTTGCCGCTTTGGTTATATAGACCATAA
- a CDS encoding hypothetical protein (IMG reference gene:2510095553): MLHRYSTEELIKILAKERQACMNGQRLNLAVSPSGSPFLDKFLRSEGLQKFAAYSDFRASVHQYQREHNVSGIVWQTLTVRGRQIRFPKVDDQLIALPEDLELLKAARSHLFDFWREVTAEMDLYLSLNGGKIHQSVTVMDVERIMQRTEWASLSQQGNSNNLELILQLGWGKPEEASYRRGFPESGSESIHAVNPGNQPLG, translated from the coding sequence ATGTTACACAGATACAGTACAGAGGAATTGATCAAGATCCTGGCAAAAGAACGGCAGGCTTGTATGAACGGGCAACGCCTTAATTTGGCTGTTAGCCCTTCTGGTAGCCCGTTTTTGGATAAATTTCTGCGCTCAGAAGGCTTACAAAAGTTTGCGGCTTACAGTGATTTTCGGGCATCTGTTCATCAGTATCAGCGAGAACACAATGTTTCTGGGATCGTTTGGCAAACTCTCACTGTTCGAGGGCGGCAGATTCGTTTCCCAAAGGTGGATGACCAGTTGATCGCCCTACCCGAAGATTTAGAGTTGCTGAAAGCCGCTCGATCACATTTGTTTGATTTTTGGCGAGAAGTGACGGCTGAAATGGATTTGTATCTCAGCCTGAATGGAGGAAAGATTCATCAATCTGTAACGGTGATGGATGTTGAACGAATTATGCAGCGGACTGAATGGGCAAGCCTAAGCCAGCAGGGCAACTCTAACAACTTGGAACTGATCCTCCAGTTGGGCTGGGGCAAACCGGAAGAAGCCTCATATCGGCGAGGGTTTCCAGAATCGGGTAGCGAGTCTATTCATGCGGTGAATCCGGGCAATCAACCGCTGGGATGA
- a CDS encoding DMT(drug/metabolite transporter) superfamily permease (IMG reference gene:2510095547~PFAM: EamA-like transporter family), producing MNSLSVRPKLPFYSLLLIAPFFFWGTAMVAMKGVIPNTTPLFMAGVRLVPAGLLVLATAMVLGRPQPKGWAAWLWITLFALVDGALFQGFLAEGLVRTGAGLGSVMIDSQPIAVAFMAWLLFGEHIGLWGWLGLGIGIAGISLLGLPDEWIVAVLQGKVPLDGVQLGINLLVDLFQNGQWLMLLASLSMAVGTVIMRYVSRHADPVAATGWHMIFGGVPLFVISALTETNQLTHLDWSNWIAMSYATIFGSAIAYGLFFYFAASGSLTSLSSLTFLTPVFALLFGSLFLGEMLSQIQWGGVALTLVSIYLINQRDVLARKFQQLQMFSATQSVQLAQPDTSTQELAKISVKLTRQD from the coding sequence ATGAACTCTCTCTCTGTCCGTCCTAAGCTGCCTTTCTACTCCTTGCTGCTAATCGCGCCTTTCTTCTTCTGGGGAACGGCAATGGTAGCCATGAAAGGAGTCATTCCCAACACCACCCCTTTGTTTATGGCAGGTGTGCGGTTAGTTCCGGCTGGGCTTTTAGTACTAGCAACGGCGATGGTTTTGGGTAGACCTCAGCCCAAAGGATGGGCAGCATGGCTGTGGATAACGCTGTTTGCCCTAGTCGATGGTGCGTTGTTTCAGGGCTTCCTGGCAGAGGGGTTAGTTCGCACAGGGGCAGGATTAGGTTCTGTGATGATTGACTCGCAACCGATCGCAGTGGCATTCATGGCATGGCTGCTGTTTGGAGAACACATTGGACTGTGGGGCTGGCTGGGATTAGGAATTGGGATCGCAGGGATTAGTCTGCTGGGCTTGCCCGATGAATGGATTGTGGCAGTGTTGCAAGGAAAGGTTCCTCTGGATGGGGTACAACTTGGGATCAATCTACTTGTAGACCTGTTTCAGAATGGGCAGTGGTTGATGTTATTGGCATCCTTGTCAATGGCAGTAGGGACAGTGATTATGCGCTATGTCAGTCGTCATGCTGATCCGGTAGCGGCAACGGGCTGGCACATGATTTTTGGGGGTGTACCACTGTTTGTAATCTCAGCCTTGACGGAAACTAATCAGCTTACTCACCTAGACTGGTCTAACTGGATAGCAATGAGTTATGCCACAATTTTCGGCAGTGCGATCGCCTACGGGTTGTTTTTCTACTTCGCAGCTAGCGGCAGCCTCACTAGTCTAAGTTCTCTCACGTTCCTTACCCCAGTCTTTGCCTTGCTATTCGGTAGTTTGTTTTTGGGCGAAATGCTGAGTCAGATTCAGTGGGGTGGCGTAGCATTAACCTTGGTCAGCATTTACCTGATCAACCAGCGAGACGTTCTCGCCCGAAAGTTTCAGCAGCTTCAGATGTTCTCTGCTACTCAATCTGTTCAGTTGGCTCAGCCCGATACATCTACCCAAGAGTTAGCGAAGATTTCGGTCAAGCTGACTAGACAGGATTAG
- a CDS encoding hypothetical protein (IMG reference gene:2510095552~PFAM: Protein of unknown function (DUF1643)) has translation MRRKRSVKTGAIFDLTEQYRYVLWREWDSTMLRVGFVMLNPSQADAIADDPTIRRCIGFARAWGYGALEVVNLFAYRTAFPKFLRQVSDPVGSDNDLHLEQFARRVDRIVLAWGNWGSLYGRDQAVLEQLIACKSLYCFGLTKNQQPRHPLYLKRNATVRAITSKTPLLVEHVGME, from the coding sequence ATGAGGCGCAAAAGATCAGTGAAAACAGGTGCCATCTTTGATTTGACGGAACAATATCGCTACGTTCTCTGGCGAGAGTGGGATTCTACCATGCTGAGGGTAGGGTTTGTGATGCTGAATCCCAGTCAGGCAGATGCGATCGCCGATGACCCGACCATTCGCCGCTGTATTGGATTCGCACGAGCGTGGGGCTATGGAGCCTTAGAAGTGGTAAATTTGTTTGCTTACCGCACAGCCTTTCCCAAATTCCTGCGCCAGGTCAGTGATCCCGTTGGATCAGACAATGACCTGCATTTAGAGCAGTTTGCCCGCCGTGTGGATCGCATCGTGCTTGCCTGGGGGAATTGGGGCAGTCTCTATGGGCGCGATCAGGCAGTACTCGAACAGTTAATAGCCTGCAAATCCCTTTATTGCTTCGGGTTAACTAAAAATCAACAGCCGCGCCATCCGCTTTACCTGAAACGTAATGCAACAGTGAGAGCAATCACGTCTAAAACTCCACTTCTTGTGGAGCACGTGGGAATGGAATGA
- a CDS encoding hypothetical protein (IMG reference gene:2510095554) — protein sequence MPFTRLHLPPSIQRILSWNLLGGLIFTLVLVFSNVTWVLPSPAIAGLNDDRYDGDIFALYAGNGSLVPPRYTLEQAVQRQRPALLVLYVDDSSDCKQYSTVISQLQAFYGRAADFIALRVDSLPVQATNTKTDPSFYYKGVVPQTVLFDAAGNVVLNDAGILPFEQLDDAFRKVFDLLPRSESIELKRRSVNEISTELAK from the coding sequence ATGCCCTTTACCCGGTTGCACTTGCCCCCTTCTATCCAGCGAATTCTAAGTTGGAACCTGTTGGGTGGACTCATCTTCACTTTGGTGCTCGTTTTTAGTAATGTAACGTGGGTTCTTCCATCCCCTGCAATCGCGGGGCTTAATGACGATCGCTATGATGGTGATATCTTTGCCCTTTACGCCGGAAACGGCTCCCTAGTTCCACCCAGATACACTCTGGAACAAGCCGTTCAACGGCAGCGCCCCGCTTTGCTCGTGTTGTACGTAGACGACAGCAGTGACTGCAAGCAATATTCCACTGTGATCTCGCAACTTCAGGCATTTTATGGGCGCGCTGCAGACTTCATTGCTCTCAGAGTGGATTCCTTGCCTGTTCAAGCTACAAACACCAAAACTGATCCCAGCTTTTATTACAAAGGCGTTGTGCCGCAAACAGTTCTATTTGACGCGGCTGGCAACGTTGTGCTCAATGACGCTGGGATACTCCCCTTTGAACAGCTAGACGATGCCTTTCGAAAGGTATTCGATCTACTGCCTCGATCTGAATCGATTGAGCTTAAGCGCCGTTCGGTCAATGAGATTAGTACGGAATTGGCAAAGTAG
- a CDS encoding glycosyltransferase (IMG reference gene:2510095548~PFAM: Glycosyl transferases group 1): MVYSSRPLKLLFLSTSVGPLGSGLGGGVELTLKNIVRSLTHRNHQITVVAPAGSVLEPFSLIEIPGDLQPTAQSEGRNAWVVMPGNSVLANMWDYARQVQTQYDLILNFAYDWLPFYLTPFFSRPVAHLVSMGSLTEAMDRAIGHIINQFPGTIAVHSRAQAHTFPFGNQCEVMGNGFDLSEYRFCSSPDNVLGWVGRLAPEKGLEDAVAVAEKTGIPLKIWGMMQDVAYWHTICDQYPDAPVSYEGFLPTAELQQALGKCRALLMTSRWVEAFGNVAIEAMACGVPVIAYDRGGPSEIVQSGKTGWLVEPDSVSSLIEAISLLDQIDRAHCRDYVEAEYSLTAMGDRLEAWFTNILKLKNE, from the coding sequence ATGGTTTATTCATCGCGACCGCTCAAACTCCTGTTTCTCTCGACATCTGTTGGTCCGTTGGGGTCTGGATTGGGTGGCGGTGTGGAGTTAACGCTGAAAAATATCGTGCGATCGCTGACACACCGAAATCATCAAATAACCGTGGTGGCTCCTGCTGGCTCTGTTCTCGAACCCTTCTCCCTGATTGAAATTCCTGGAGATTTGCAACCCACAGCCCAAAGCGAAGGACGAAATGCCTGGGTAGTCATGCCTGGAAATTCAGTGCTGGCGAATATGTGGGACTACGCCCGCCAGGTACAAACGCAGTACGATTTGATTCTCAATTTTGCCTATGACTGGCTGCCATTTTATCTCACACCGTTCTTTTCTCGTCCCGTGGCACATTTGGTCAGTATGGGGTCACTGACGGAGGCAATGGATCGGGCAATTGGGCACATCATCAATCAGTTTCCCGGTACGATCGCTGTGCATAGCCGCGCTCAGGCACATACCTTTCCCTTTGGCAACCAGTGTGAAGTCATGGGCAACGGATTTGATCTGTCTGAATACAGGTTTTGCTCCAGTCCAGACAATGTGCTGGGCTGGGTGGGGCGACTAGCACCCGAAAAAGGCTTGGAAGATGCGGTTGCGGTTGCTGAAAAAACAGGCATTCCCTTGAAAATTTGGGGCATGATGCAGGATGTTGCTTATTGGCACACTATTTGTGACCAGTATCCCGATGCTCCTGTCAGTTATGAAGGGTTTTTGCCCACGGCTGAGTTGCAGCAAGCATTGGGAAAGTGTCGTGCCTTGCTGATGACGTCGCGCTGGGTAGAGGCTTTTGGGAATGTGGCGATCGAGGCGATGGCGTGTGGCGTTCCAGTGATCGCCTATGATCGCGGTGGACCTTCTGAAATTGTGCAATCGGGCAAAACTGGCTGGCTGGTCGAACCTGACAGTGTCAGCAGCCTAATCGAAGCGATTTCCTTGCTCGACCAGATTGATCGCGCTCACTGCCGCGACTATGTTGAAGCTGAATATTCGCTTACTGCGATGGGCGATCGCCTCGAAGCCTGGTTTACCAACATCTTGAAACTCAAGAATGAGTGA
- a CDS encoding Fe2+/Zn2+ uptake regulation protein (IMG reference gene:2510095555~PFAM: Ferric uptake regulator family), which produces MTNDTVPKKSIRSLDDALERCQTLGMRLSRQRRYILELLWDAQEHLSAREIYDRLNQQGKDIGHTSVYQNLEALSGQGIIECIERSDGRLYGNISDSHSHVNCLDTNQILDVHVELPESIIQQIEEQTGVRITDYHIDFYGYRKQVDSP; this is translated from the coding sequence ATGACCAACGACACTGTTCCCAAGAAATCGATTCGCAGCCTGGATGATGCCCTAGAACGTTGCCAAACGTTGGGAATGCGCCTGAGTCGTCAACGTCGCTACATACTAGAACTCCTGTGGGATGCTCAGGAGCATTTATCGGCGCGGGAAATTTACGATCGCCTGAATCAGCAAGGTAAAGACATTGGTCATACATCGGTTTACCAAAATCTGGAAGCTCTGTCGGGGCAGGGGATCATTGAGTGTATTGAGCGCTCTGATGGGCGGTTATATGGGAACATTAGCGATTCTCACAGTCATGTGAACTGTTTAGATACAAATCAAATTTTGGATGTTCATGTGGAACTACCCGAATCAATCATCCAGCAGATTGAAGAACAGACAGGCGTTCGGATCACTGATTACCATATTGATTTCTATGGGTATCGGAAACAAGTAGATTCACCGTAG
- a CDS encoding asparaginyl-tRNA synthetase (IMG reference gene:2510095551~PFAM: tRNA synthetases class II (D, K and N); OB-fold nucleic acid binding domain~TIGRFAM: asparaginyl-tRNA synthetase), with amino-acid sequence MTRRIADLLRNGQPDEIVTVQGWVRTKREQKEFSFVEVNDGSSMAGLQVVINQDVPGYAEMIKRISTGASVEVVGTLVESPAKGQRIELKADAIKVYGEADAETYPLQKKRHSFEFLRDIAHLRSRTNTLGAVFRVRNAAATAIHNFFQERGFLWIHTPIISASDCEGAGEMFTVTSFDLTKVPLTDDKKVDYSKDFFGKQAYLTVSGQLEAEIMAMAFSNVYTFGPTFRAENSNTSRHLAEFWMVEPEMAFCNLQGDMELAEAFLKHIFKHVLETCPEDMEFFNERIDKSVLATADNIIHNEFARVTYTEAISLLEKSSKTFEYPVEWGLDLQSEHERYLAEEYFKKPTIVTDYPATIKAFYMRLNDDEKTVAAMDVLAPKIGEIIGGSQREERLDVLENRIQSVGLDPAPYWWYLDLRRYGTVPHAGFGLGFERLVQFMTGMGNIRDVIPFPRAPQEVEF; translated from the coding sequence ATGACTCGACGCATTGCCGACCTTCTCCGCAACGGACAACCCGATGAAATTGTGACTGTTCAAGGCTGGGTTCGCACCAAACGCGAGCAGAAAGAATTTAGCTTTGTGGAAGTCAACGATGGTTCCTCAATGGCAGGGCTGCAGGTAGTTATAAATCAGGATGTTCCGGGCTATGCCGAGATGATCAAACGCATCAGCACGGGAGCATCTGTAGAAGTTGTGGGGACGCTGGTGGAGTCTCCGGCAAAAGGGCAGCGAATTGAACTCAAAGCTGATGCAATCAAGGTCTACGGGGAAGCCGATGCCGAAACCTACCCCTTGCAGAAAAAGCGCCACTCCTTCGAGTTTTTGCGGGATATTGCCCATTTGCGATCGCGTACTAACACCCTCGGAGCCGTATTCCGTGTCCGCAACGCCGCCGCCACTGCTATCCACAACTTCTTTCAGGAGCGCGGTTTCTTATGGATTCATACCCCCATCATCAGCGCCAGTGATTGCGAAGGGGCAGGCGAAATGTTCACTGTCACAAGCTTTGACCTGACTAAAGTACCGCTTACTGACGACAAAAAAGTTGATTACAGCAAAGACTTTTTTGGCAAGCAAGCCTACCTCACCGTCAGCGGACAGTTGGAAGCCGAAATTATGGCCATGGCATTCTCCAACGTCTACACTTTTGGACCCACTTTTCGCGCTGAAAACTCCAATACTTCACGTCATCTGGCAGAATTCTGGATGGTCGAGCCAGAAATGGCATTCTGCAACTTACAGGGTGATATGGAACTGGCAGAAGCCTTTCTCAAACACATCTTCAAGCACGTTTTAGAAACCTGCCCGGAAGACATGGAATTTTTTAACGAACGCATCGACAAATCGGTGCTGGCAACGGCAGACAACATCATCCACAACGAGTTTGCCCGTGTGACTTATACTGAAGCTATTTCCTTGCTGGAAAAATCTAGCAAAACCTTTGAGTATCCCGTAGAGTGGGGACTGGATTTGCAGTCGGAGCATGAGCGCTATCTAGCGGAGGAATACTTCAAAAAGCCTACTATCGTAACGGACTACCCGGCGACAATTAAAGCCTTTTACATGCGGCTCAACGACGATGAAAAAACTGTGGCTGCCATGGATGTGTTGGCTCCCAAAATTGGCGAAATTATTGGTGGGTCGCAGCGGGAAGAACGCCTAGACGTGCTGGAAAACCGCATCCAATCAGTGGGACTTGATCCCGCCCCTTACTGGTGGTATCTGGATCTGCGTCGCTATGGCACCGTTCCCCATGCAGGTTTTGGGCTAGGGTTTGAGCGCCTGGTGCAGTTTATGACTGGGATGGGCAATATCCGGGATGTCATTCCATTCCCACGTGCTCCACAAGAAGTGGAGTTTTAG
- a CDS encoding 3-isopropylmalate dehydratase, large subunit (IMG reference gene:2510095550~PFAM: Aconitase family (aconitate hydratase)~TIGRFAM: 3-isopropylmalate dehydratase, large subunit) produces MSQGTLFDKVWDAHTVGILPSGQTQLFIGLHLIHEVTSPQAFAMLRDRGLKVLFPERTIATVDHIIPTDTRARPLLDSLAEEMMQALEKNCRESGITFYNVGSGNQGIVHVIAPELGLTQPGMTIACGDSHTSTHGAFGAIAFGIGTSQVRDVLASQTLALSKLKVRRVEVNGRLRPGVYAKDVILHIIRKLGVKGGVGYAYEFAGTTFEEMSMEERMTVCNMSIEGGARCGYVNPDQVTFDYLQGRDFAPKGADWDKAVAWWTSIASDCDAQYDDVVVFNAEEIAPTVTWGITPGQGIGVNEKVPTPDQMPADERAIAEEAYQYMDLLPGTPIVGTKVDVCFIGSCTNGRISDLREAAKVAQGRHVAEGVKAFIVPGSERVKQQAEAEGLHEIFQQAGFEWREAGCSMCLAMNPDKLQGRQLSASSSNRNFKGRQGSASGRTLLMSPAMVAAAAVTGQVTDVRELIID; encoded by the coding sequence ATGAGCCAGGGGACGCTGTTCGACAAAGTTTGGGATGCCCACACCGTTGGAATTTTGCCATCTGGACAAACGCAACTGTTCATTGGGCTGCACCTGATTCACGAAGTCACCAGTCCCCAAGCCTTTGCTATGTTGCGCGATCGCGGATTGAAGGTGTTGTTCCCAGAGCGCACCATTGCCACAGTAGACCACATTATCCCCACGGATACACGTGCCCGTCCTTTGCTGGATTCGCTAGCAGAAGAGATGATGCAGGCATTGGAAAAAAACTGTCGGGAGAGCGGCATCACCTTCTATAACGTCGGCTCTGGCAATCAGGGGATTGTGCACGTAATTGCACCGGAACTGGGTTTAACCCAACCTGGTATGACCATCGCCTGTGGAGATAGCCATACTTCTACCCACGGAGCATTTGGCGCGATCGCCTTTGGAATTGGCACCAGTCAGGTGCGAGATGTATTGGCTTCCCAAACCTTAGCACTCTCTAAGCTCAAGGTGCGGCGAGTAGAGGTTAACGGCAGGCTGCGCCCTGGCGTCTATGCCAAAGATGTGATTCTGCACATCATCCGCAAACTGGGTGTGAAGGGTGGCGTGGGCTATGCCTATGAATTTGCTGGCACCACGTTTGAGGAAATGAGCATGGAAGAACGCATGACCGTTTGCAATATGTCGATTGAGGGGGGTGCCCGCTGTGGGTATGTCAATCCCGATCAGGTGACGTTTGACTATTTACAGGGACGCGATTTTGCCCCCAAAGGAGCTGATTGGGATAAAGCCGTTGCCTGGTGGACAAGCATTGCCAGCGATTGTGATGCCCAGTACGACGATGTGGTAGTGTTCAACGCAGAAGAGATTGCGCCAACCGTAACCTGGGGCATCACACCCGGTCAGGGTATTGGAGTAAACGAAAAAGTGCCTACTCCTGACCAGATGCCAGCAGATGAACGGGCGATCGCCGAAGAAGCCTACCAGTATATGGATTTGCTCCCAGGCACACCAATTGTTGGCACCAAAGTAGACGTTTGCTTCATTGGTAGCTGTACTAACGGGCGGATTTCTGACTTGCGAGAAGCGGCAAAGGTTGCCCAAGGTCGCCATGTAGCGGAAGGCGTGAAGGCGTTTATCGTTCCGGGTTCTGAGCGCGTCAAGCAACAGGCAGAAGCGGAAGGGCTACACGAAATTTTTCAACAAGCCGGATTTGAATGGCGGGAAGCGGGCTGTTCCATGTGTCTCGCAATGAACCCAGATAAGCTTCAGGGACGGCAACTCAGCGCTTCTTCCTCAAATCGAAACTTCAAAGGACGGCAGGGATCAGCCTCTGGGCGCACTCTGCTGATGAGTCCCGCAATGGTGGCTGCCGCCGCTGTTACAGGACAGGTGACCGATGTGCGCGAGCTTATCATAGACTAA
- a CDS encoding hypothetical protein (IMG reference gene:2510095549): MSITSEQIARYQQRTRWAWAGLALQPVGFLIMGSFSELDAMSARGITGVFLILLSLVLMNIGIWNYAKSKGYGNGVAALSLLNAYGLLILVCLPNRNCPRS; the protein is encoded by the coding sequence ATGTCTATTACCAGTGAACAAATCGCTCGATACCAGCAGCGTACTCGATGGGCGTGGGCAGGGCTGGCACTTCAACCTGTAGGGTTTCTCATCATGGGTTCTTTTTCTGAACTGGATGCGATGAGCGCTCGAGGCATTACAGGAGTATTCCTGATTCTGTTGAGCCTTGTCTTGATGAACATTGGCATTTGGAACTATGCCAAATCCAAAGGCTATGGCAATGGCGTGGCGGCTCTTAGCCTACTCAATGCTTACGGTTTGCTGATTCTGGTGTGTCTACCGAACAGAAATTGTCCCCGTTCATGA